From Candidatus Oleimmundimicrobium sp., a single genomic window includes:
- a CDS encoding DNA-directed RNA polymerase subunit beta': MQKSNNFDAIKISLSSPEQIRSWSSGEVKKPETINYRTLKPEKDGLFCEKIFGPTKDWECYCGKYKKVRFKGIICERCGVEVTRSKVRRERMAHIELAAPVAHIWYFKGVPSRMGYMLDISPKDLERVLYFASYIITDVKEEQIKKDLPMFKEELEQEIAEIKEGKLKEIKRLELEKDERLNSPIEEVVKEEGSEEEITKSRPMTKTEIKKIEHNFKNGVKEIEESTEENIAWLKYVFEKLQELKVKQLVPDERLYRDLRIRYGDYISGGMGAEAIYSLLQKMDLAADVEELRKVVKEAKGQKRDRAVKRLKVMSSFLKSSNKPEWMILSTIPVIPPDIRPMVQLDGGRFATSDLNDLYRRVINRNNRLKRLLDLGAPEIIVSNEKRMLQESVDALFDNSRRSRPVTGPGNRPLKSLSDMLKGKQGRFRQNLLGKRVDYSGRSVIVIGPDLKLHQCGLPKIMALELFKPFVMRKLVEKGHAQNIKSAKRMIEKTKPVVWDILEETISAHPVLLNRAPTLHQLGIQAFEPILVEGKAIQVHPMVCTAFNADFDGDQMAVHVPLSPEAQAEARVLMLSANNVLSPAHGRPLATPTQDMVLGCFYLTANRDNCKGEGRVFASSKEAILAYDNGVIDVQAKIKVRMNGKLIDTTVGKVIFNQALPDDYPYVNEELDKKRIANIVADCVDKYDRAQTAQTLDSMKKLGFDYSTKAGLTIGVEDIEVPPNKWEILDAPEKAVEKIERQYRRGLITNEERHQRVVDIWTKATEDVSKAMEENFGKFNPIYMMAKSGARGNLKQIKQLAGMRGLVANPRGDIIDRPIKANFREGLSVLEYFISTHGARKGLADTALRTADSGYLTRRLVDVSQDVIVREEDCGTSQGISVPVLNEEREVYSGLMGRVLLEDLVNPKTKKVIIKAGQGIGKEDAEKIKEAGISTVIGRSVLTCKAEHGICAKCYGWDLSQGKIIDFGTAVGIIAAQSIGEPGTQLTMRTFHTGGVAGEDITHGLPRIVELFEARKPKGQAQIAEISGVVQITETDKFRKVDILSKDGREKSYQISRRFRLKVSDGDKIKAGDQLTEGSLNPHDILDIKGIQAVQMFLVQEVQDVYRSQGVEIHDKHVEVIVRQMLRRVQIVNSGDTEFLSGKLVKCSDFEEENKKVTEMGGESATAKQILLGITKASLATDSFLSAASFQETTRVLTEAAIAGKIDPLLGLKENVIIGKLIPAGTGMSRYRDIEVETKESLVGEKLENIEISLENNL, encoded by the coding sequence TTGCAAAAGAGCAACAATTTTGATGCGATAAAAATAAGTCTTAGCTCTCCCGAACAAATAAGAAGCTGGTCGAGTGGTGAGGTTAAAAAGCCTGAAACTATTAATTATCGTACCTTAAAACCGGAAAAAGATGGTCTTTTTTGTGAGAAAATATTTGGTCCTACAAAGGATTGGGAATGTTACTGTGGTAAGTATAAAAAGGTACGTTTTAAGGGGATTATCTGTGAACGATGTGGTGTAGAGGTTACTCGTTCTAAAGTAAGAAGAGAACGTATGGCTCATATTGAGCTTGCAGCACCCGTTGCGCATATTTGGTATTTCAAGGGGGTGCCTTCACGTATGGGGTACATGTTAGATATTTCTCCCAAAGATCTTGAAAGAGTGCTCTATTTTGCCTCCTACATTATTACAGATGTAAAAGAAGAACAAATAAAAAAAGATTTGCCGATGTTCAAAGAAGAATTAGAACAAGAGATTGCTGAGATTAAAGAAGGTAAATTAAAAGAGATTAAAAGGTTGGAGTTAGAAAAGGACGAACGTCTTAACTCACCCATTGAAGAAGTTGTTAAAGAAGAGGGCTCGGAGGAAGAGATCACAAAAAGTCGTCCGATGACAAAAACTGAGATTAAGAAAATTGAACATAATTTTAAAAATGGTGTAAAAGAAATCGAGGAAAGTACTGAAGAAAATATTGCGTGGTTAAAATATGTTTTTGAGAAACTCCAAGAGCTGAAAGTAAAACAGCTCGTTCCCGATGAACGGCTGTATCGTGATTTGAGAATTAGGTATGGAGACTATATTAGCGGTGGCATGGGGGCCGAAGCAATTTACAGTTTATTGCAAAAAATGGATCTTGCGGCTGACGTGGAAGAACTTCGCAAAGTTGTTAAAGAGGCTAAAGGGCAAAAGCGTGACAGAGCTGTTAAACGTTTAAAGGTTATGTCATCTTTTTTGAAGTCTAGCAATAAACCAGAATGGATGATTTTATCTACTATCCCTGTTATTCCGCCAGATATACGCCCGATGGTTCAGTTGGATGGAGGAAGATTTGCTACCTCTGACCTAAACGATCTTTACCGGAGAGTTATAAATAGAAATAATCGATTGAAAAGACTTTTAGATCTTGGGGCTCCTGAGATAATTGTGAGTAATGAAAAACGGATGTTACAGGAGTCTGTAGATGCACTCTTTGATAATAGTCGGAGGAGTAGGCCAGTAACTGGTCCGGGAAACAGGCCTTTGAAATCTCTTAGCGATATGCTTAAAGGGAAGCAGGGTCGGTTCCGCCAAAATCTTTTAGGTAAAAGAGTTGATTATTCAGGTCGTTCTGTTATTGTAATTGGTCCTGATTTAAAACTACATCAATGTGGTTTGCCTAAGATTATGGCTCTCGAGTTGTTTAAGCCTTTTGTAATGAGAAAACTTGTAGAAAAAGGGCATGCTCAAAATATAAAAAGTGCCAAGAGGATGATCGAAAAAACTAAACCTGTTGTCTGGGACATATTGGAAGAAACCATTAGTGCTCATCCCGTTCTTTTAAATAGAGCGCCAACTCTTCATCAATTAGGGATTCAGGCTTTTGAGCCCATTCTTGTTGAAGGCAAAGCTATTCAAGTTCATCCGATGGTATGTACAGCTTTCAATGCTGATTTTGACGGAGACCAAATGGCAGTTCACGTGCCACTATCTCCTGAAGCTCAGGCTGAGGCACGCGTGCTTATGCTTTCCGCAAACAATGTTCTGTCTCCAGCACACGGAAGGCCTCTTGCGACACCCACACAGGATATGGTTCTTGGTTGTTTTTACTTAACTGCCAATCGTGATAACTGCAAAGGCGAAGGTAGGGTTTTTGCTAGTTCTAAAGAAGCCATTCTGGCCTACGACAATGGAGTAATTGATGTGCAAGCAAAAATAAAAGTACGAATGAACGGCAAGTTAATCGATACAACTGTGGGAAAGGTGATATTTAATCAAGCGCTGCCAGATGATTATCCGTATGTAAATGAAGAATTGGACAAGAAACGCATTGCCAATATAGTGGCTGATTGTGTTGATAAATATGATAGAGCTCAAACTGCTCAAACATTAGATTCTATGAAAAAACTAGGTTTTGATTATTCCACGAAAGCGGGCCTTACAATAGGTGTTGAAGATATCGAAGTTCCTCCAAATAAATGGGAAATTTTAGATGCTCCAGAGAAGGCGGTAGAAAAGATAGAGCGCCAGTACAGAAGAGGTCTTATAACTAACGAAGAACGCCACCAAAGGGTTGTTGATATATGGACCAAAGCGACGGAAGATGTTTCTAAGGCCATGGAGGAAAACTTCGGTAAGTTTAACCCCATCTATATGATGGCTAAATCTGGGGCAAGAGGAAATTTGAAACAGATAAAGCAGCTTGCGGGAATGAGAGGCTTGGTGGCAAATCCGCGTGGAGATATCATTGATCGTCCAATAAAAGCCAATTTTCGTGAAGGGCTCTCAGTTTTGGAGTACTTTATTTCGACCCATGGTGCAAGAAAGGGTTTGGCAGATACGGCTCTAAGGACAGCTGATTCAGGTTATCTTACTCGTCGTTTGGTGGATGTATCTCAAGATGTAATTGTTAGGGAAGAGGATTGCGGGACTTCTCAAGGTATATCTGTTCCTGTTTTAAATGAAGAAAGGGAGGTATACTCTGGTTTGATGGGAAGGGTTCTTCTTGAGGACTTGGTTAATCCAAAGACAAAAAAAGTGATAATAAAAGCTGGCCAAGGAATTGGGAAAGAGGATGCCGAGAAAATAAAAGAAGCTGGAATATCTACAGTAATTGGTAGATCGGTTCTTACATGTAAAGCAGAACATGGAATTTGCGCTAAATGTTATGGATGGGATTTGTCTCAAGGAAAGATAATTGACTTTGGAACGGCTGTAGGGATAATTGCTGCTCAATCAATTGGAGAGCCGGGGACTCAATTAACAATGCGTACTTTCCATACGGGCGGTGTTGCTGGTGAGGATATAACCCATGGTCTGCCTCGTATAGTTGAGCTTTTTGAGGCAAGAAAACCAAAAGGTCAAGCTCAAATAGCCGAGATAAGTGGTGTGGTCCAAATTACTGAAACTGATAAATTTCGAAAAGTTGATATTCTTTCGAAGGATGGTAGAGAGAAAAGTTATCAAATTTCCAGAAGATTTCGATTAAAAGTATCTGATGGTGATAAAATTAAAGCCGGGGATCAACTGACGGAAGGTTCTCTTAACCCACATGATATTTTGGATATTAAAGGAATTCAGGCAGTTCAGATGTTCTTAGTTCAAGAAGTTCAAGATGTTTACAGATCTCAAGGAGTAGAGATTCATGACAAACACGTAGAGGTAATTGTTCGCCAGATGCTTCGTCGTGTTCAAATAGTAAATTCGGGGGATACCGAGTT
- the rplJ gene encoding 50S ribosomal protein L10 has protein sequence MARPEKEKTVKEIEEKIDNAKVTVVADFTGLNVHQISKMRELLKEQDAEYKVFKNTLIKIATKNKSLEGLDKLLKGSTALAFGYNDEITTPKILFKFFKEHGGPKIKGGILEGEVIDSSQIKNLANLPSFEELLAKLMGSMQAPLSGFANVLSGPIRGLVTVLDGITKQKASKN, from the coding sequence GTGGCTCGACCGGAAAAAGAAAAAACAGTTAAAGAAATAGAAGAGAAGATTGATAACGCTAAAGTTACCGTGGTTGCTGATTTTACTGGACTTAATGTTCATCAGATAAGTAAAATGAGGGAACTTTTAAAGGAACAGGATGCGGAATATAAGGTTTTTAAAAATACATTAATTAAAATCGCGACCAAAAATAAAAGTTTGGAAGGATTAGACAAATTATTAAAGGGCTCCACAGCTTTAGCGTTTGGCTATAATGATGAGATAACAACTCCAAAAATTTTATTTAAATTTTTTAAAGAACATGGTGGACCAAAGATTAAAGGTGGAATCTTAGAAGGTGAAGTTATAGATTCATCCCAAATAAAGAACCTAGCTAATTTGCCTTCATTTGAAGAGTTATTGGCTAAACTGATGGGAAGTATGCAAGCTCCCCTTTCTGGGTTTGCCAATGTACTTTCAGGCCCCATCCGTGGGCTAGTTACTGTTTTAGATGGTATAACGAAGCAAAAAGCTTCTAAAAATTAG
- the rpoB gene encoding DNA-directed RNA polymerase subunit beta, which yields MRKPDFLVRKRRSFGKIPTVLEIPNLISVQRDSFEWLITDGLKTALREVSPISDFTGNRNLEFGEHHFGEIKNSIAECREKDMTYSAPLFAETRFINKETGEIREQDVYMGEFPIMTEKGTFIINGTERVVVNQFVRSPGVYYDQEIDKQIDKIITYGKVIPNRGAWLEFEVDKKDIVAVRIDRKRKQSVTMFLKALGFGNNEEILNLFDGAQCIKDTLEKDNTESQEEALIEIYKKLRPGEPPTVDGAKTLIESLFFNPQRYDLAKVGRYKINKKLGLSVSEKITNLTREDLLEIIKYLVRLHQGIGEVDDIDHLGNRRVRSVGELIQNQFKIGLSRMERVVRERMTTLDLEIITPQSLVNIRPIVAALKEFFGSSQLSQFMDQTNPLSGLTHKRRLSALGPGGLSRERAGFEVRDVHPSHYGRMCPIETPEGPNIGLIGSLATYARVNDLGFLETPYKKAENGRITGEVEYLTADEEDKYIVAQANAPFDENGNFINDKVLVRIHNPLKKVDEVKMVDPKDVNYMDISPSQTVSISTSLIPFLEHDDANRALMGSNMQRQAVPLLNPEAPLVGTGVEHRAVKDTGDVVVSRRSGVVVKVDAEHIEIKHKDGKDIYELDKFRRSNQGTCINQRPIVKEGQKVKKGQVVADGPAADMGELALGRNLLVAFMPWEGYNYEDAIVLSEKLVKKDVLTSIHISEYELEARDTKLGSEEITREIPNIGEEALKDLDEDGIIWVGAEVGPGDILVGKVTPKGETELTAEEKLLRAIFGEKAREVRDTSLKVPHGEGGIVTDVKVFSRDKGDELAPGVNKLVRVYIAQKKKISEGDKLAGRHGNKGVISKILPEEDMPFLEDGTPVDIILNPLGVPSRMNLGQILETHLGWAAKEGWSDDDKPVDGPVFVATPVFDGAKETEIKEALSKAGLPPSGKTKLYDGRSGEPFREDVTIGYIYVLKLLHLVDDKIHARSTGPYSLITQQPLGGKAQFGGQRFGEMEVWALEAYGAANTLQEILTIKSDDVVGRVKTYEAIVKGENIPKSSIPESFRVLVKEMQSLCLNVQFLYEEEGKEVEFKEIEKDIGADGEEYLGLDLISTKLHQDLTASSKLENNEEGMEEESQEGDSEEMDIKDLDIPDETETSEEGSDDE from the coding sequence GTGAGAAAACCAGATTTTCTTGTAAGAAAGCGCAGGAGTTTTGGTAAGATACCGACAGTTTTAGAAATACCCAATCTGATATCAGTTCAGAGAGATTCATTCGAATGGCTTATCACAGATGGTTTAAAAACAGCCTTAAGAGAAGTTTCTCCAATTAGTGATTTTACGGGGAATCGTAATCTTGAATTTGGCGAGCATCATTTTGGAGAAATTAAGAATAGTATTGCTGAGTGCAGAGAAAAAGATATGACCTACAGCGCTCCTCTTTTTGCCGAAACACGCTTTATTAATAAGGAAACGGGAGAGATAAGAGAACAAGATGTCTACATGGGAGAATTTCCCATAATGACGGAAAAAGGTACTTTTATTATAAATGGTACCGAGCGGGTAGTTGTCAATCAATTTGTTAGGTCACCTGGCGTATATTACGATCAGGAAATTGATAAGCAGATTGATAAAATAATTACTTACGGTAAGGTTATTCCTAATAGAGGTGCTTGGCTTGAATTTGAAGTTGATAAAAAAGATATTGTTGCCGTTCGGATAGACAGGAAGAGAAAGCAATCGGTAACAATGTTTCTAAAAGCCCTAGGTTTTGGCAATAACGAGGAGATATTAAATCTTTTTGATGGTGCACAGTGTATAAAAGATACGCTTGAAAAAGATAATACTGAGTCGCAGGAAGAAGCACTCATTGAAATTTATAAAAAATTACGTCCAGGTGAACCCCCAACCGTTGATGGTGCAAAAACCCTTATTGAATCGCTGTTCTTTAATCCGCAAAGGTATGATTTAGCTAAAGTGGGGCGTTATAAAATCAATAAAAAGCTTGGCCTTAGTGTCTCTGAAAAAATAACGAATCTTACGCGAGAAGATCTTCTTGAAATAATTAAGTACCTTGTTAGGCTTCATCAAGGGATTGGCGAAGTTGATGATATAGATCATTTGGGGAACAGAAGGGTCCGTTCAGTCGGCGAACTTATCCAAAACCAATTTAAAATTGGTTTATCAAGAATGGAGCGTGTGGTAAGGGAGCGAATGACGACCTTAGATTTGGAAATTATTACTCCTCAATCATTAGTAAATATTCGACCGATTGTGGCTGCTCTTAAAGAGTTTTTTGGTAGTAGCCAACTTTCGCAATTTATGGATCAGACAAATCCATTGTCTGGCCTTACCCACAAAAGACGTCTTTCAGCACTTGGTCCGGGAGGGCTTTCCAGAGAACGAGCTGGCTTTGAAGTAAGAGATGTACACCCCTCACATTATGGGAGAATGTGTCCCATTGAGACTCCCGAGGGTCCAAATATTGGGCTTATAGGTTCTCTGGCTACTTATGCTCGGGTAAATGATTTGGGGTTTTTGGAAACTCCTTATAAAAAGGCTGAGAATGGTAGAATTACCGGAGAAGTTGAGTATTTGACGGCCGATGAAGAGGATAAATACATTGTTGCGCAGGCAAATGCTCCTTTTGATGAAAATGGTAATTTTATTAATGATAAGGTTTTAGTTAGAATTCACAATCCTCTCAAAAAAGTAGACGAGGTTAAAATGGTTGACCCCAAAGATGTCAACTACATGGATATTTCTCCTTCTCAGACAGTTAGTATTTCTACATCGTTGATACCTTTTCTTGAGCATGATGATGCAAACCGAGCTTTAATGGGTTCAAATATGCAACGACAAGCTGTACCTCTTTTAAACCCAGAGGCTCCTTTGGTAGGAACGGGTGTGGAGCATCGAGCCGTTAAAGATACGGGAGATGTGGTTGTTTCACGGAGAAGCGGAGTTGTTGTTAAGGTAGATGCTGAGCATATTGAGATTAAGCATAAAGACGGCAAAGATATATATGAGTTAGATAAATTTAGGCGTTCAAATCAAGGAACGTGCATAAATCAGAGACCAATTGTAAAAGAAGGGCAAAAGGTAAAAAAGGGGCAGGTTGTTGCAGATGGCCCTGCTGCTGACATGGGAGAGCTTGCTCTTGGACGGAATTTACTGGTTGCCTTCATGCCTTGGGAGGGATATAACTACGAGGATGCTATTGTTTTAAGCGAAAAATTGGTAAAAAAAGATGTTCTTACTTCAATTCATATTTCAGAATATGAATTAGAGGCCAGGGATACCAAACTTGGTTCTGAAGAAATAACTCGAGAGATTCCAAATATTGGAGAAGAAGCTCTAAAAGATCTAGACGAAGATGGAATTATCTGGGTTGGAGCGGAAGTTGGCCCAGGAGATATTCTTGTTGGGAAAGTAACCCCCAAAGGTGAAACTGAGCTTACTGCCGAGGAAAAGTTATTGAGAGCTATTTTTGGTGAAAAAGCGAGAGAAGTAAGGGATACATCTCTTAAGGTTCCTCATGGTGAAGGTGGGATTGTTACCGATGTTAAAGTTTTTTCAAGAGACAAAGGGGACGAACTTGCGCCTGGGGTAAATAAACTTGTTAGGGTTTATATTGCCCAGAAAAAGAAAATATCTGAAGGAGATAAACTTGCCGGGCGTCACGGAAACAAGGGTGTTATTTCAAAGATACTTCCTGAGGAAGATATGCCATTTTTGGAAGACGGGACTCCTGTTGATATAATTCTCAATCCGTTAGGTGTTCCATCGAGAATGAACTTAGGTCAAATTTTAGAAACTCATCTTGGCTGGGCAGCTAAAGAAGGTTGGAGTGATGACGACAAACCTGTTGATGGTCCTGTCTTCGTTGCAACGCCAGTATTTGATGGAGCTAAAGAAACTGAGATAAAAGAGGCCTTATCTAAAGCAGGTCTTCCCCCATCCGGTAAAACAAAACTTTATGACGGTCGTTCAGGGGAACCATTTAGAGAGGACGTAACCATTGGGTATATTTACGTTTTAAAGTTATTGCATTTAGTTGACGACAAAATTCATGCTCGTTCAACCGGCCCCTACTCGTTAATAACTCAACAGCCTCTTGGAGGAAAAGCTCAATTTGGAGGACAACGTTTTGGTGAGATGGAAGTGTGGGCTTTGGAAGCTTATGGGGCAGCCAATACTCTTCAAGAAATTCTTACTATTAAATCGGATGATGTTGTTGGTAGAGTTAAAACATATGAGGCGATTGTTAAGGGAGAGAATATACCTAAATCTAGCATACCCGAGTCCTTTAGGGTGTTGGTTAAAGAGATGCAAAGCCTATGTTTAAACGTTCAATTTTTATATGAAGAAGAAGGCAAAGAAGTTGAGTTTAAAGAGATTGAGAAGGATATTGGCGCTGATGGGGAAGAATATCTTGGATTGGATTTGATATCTACAAAACTTCATCAAGATTTGACTGCTTCTTCAAAATTAGAAAATAACGAAGAAGGCATGGAAGAAGAATCTCAAGAGGGAGATTCTGAAGAAATGGATATTAAGGATCTAGATATTCCTGATGAAACGGAAACATCGGAAGAGGGGTCTGATGATGAATAA
- the rplL gene encoding 50S ribosomal protein L7/L12, protein MAQTKKLTKNDILEAIKEMSVLELSELVKEMEETFGVSAAAPVAVAAAASAGDAEGEVEEKSSFDVVLTNVGAQKIQVIKAVRSITDLGLKEAKALVDEAPKPIKEGVSKEEAEKIKVQLEEAGATVELK, encoded by the coding sequence TTGGCTCAAACAAAAAAGTTAACTAAAAATGATATCTTGGAAGCCATTAAAGAAATGAGTGTACTTGAACTCTCCGAGCTTGTTAAAGAAATGGAAGAAACTTTTGGAGTAAGCGCTGCCGCACCAGTAGCTGTTGCAGCGGCCGCTTCTGCTGGTGATGCTGAGGGCGAAGTTGAGGAAAAATCATCATTTGACGTGGTTTTAACCAATGTTGGTGCTCAGAAAATCCAGGTTATCAAGGCGGTAAGAAGTATAACCGATCTTGGTTTAAAGGAAGCAAAAGCGTTAGTAGATGAGGCCCCTAAGCCCATTAAAGAAGGAGTTTCTAAAGAAGAAGCTGAGAAGATTAAGGTTCAATTAGAGGAAGCTGGAGCTACTGTTGAGCTTAAGTAA
- the rplA gene encoding 50S ribosomal protein L1: MMKRSRRYKEIIKKIDLENLYSPFKAIKLIKENAKAKFDETIEVHFNLGVDPRKADQQVRGTVVLPNGTGKQVKVAVFAQGEKVKEAEEAGADFVGGADLVEKVKGGWLDFDVAVATPDIMSSVGKLGKILGAKGLMPNPKSGTVTFDVGKAVKDIKAGKVEYRVDKIGNLHLIIGKASFSEKDLVENYSTLLNEIIRAKPASAKGKYIKGITIASTMGPGVRVDQSITRDMFEE, from the coding sequence TTATGAAAAGAAGTAGAAGATATAAAGAAATTATAAAGAAGATAGATTTAGAGAATTTATACAGTCCCTTCAAGGCCATAAAACTCATCAAAGAGAATGCAAAAGCAAAATTTGACGAGACTATTGAAGTTCACTTTAATTTAGGAGTGGACCCACGCAAGGCGGATCAGCAAGTTAGGGGAACTGTAGTTCTTCCTAATGGCACAGGGAAACAAGTAAAAGTTGCTGTTTTTGCTCAGGGAGAAAAAGTTAAAGAGGCGGAGGAAGCGGGCGCTGATTTTGTTGGTGGCGCTGATTTGGTGGAAAAAGTTAAAGGGGGCTGGCTCGATTTCGATGTTGCAGTTGCTACTCCTGATATTATGAGTAGTGTTGGAAAACTTGGAAAAATATTAGGCGCGAAAGGCCTTATGCCGAATCCTAAATCTGGCACCGTAACCTTTGATGTTGGTAAAGCGGTAAAAGATATTAAAGCTGGTAAAGTTGAATATCGGGTCGATAAAATAGGGAATCTTCACCTTATTATTGGAAAGGCAAGTTTTTCTGAGAAAGATTTAGTTGAGAATTACAGTACTTTGTTGAACGAAATAATCAGAGCAAAACCAGCTTCTGCAAAGGGAAAATATATAAAAGGAATCACAATTGCCTCGACAATGGGGCCCGGTGTCAGGGTAGATCAGAGCATAACTCGCGATATGTTTGAAGAGTAA